CCCAGCTGGCAGCCCCAGGTCCCCCGACCTGGACCTGCCCTGGCCAGTCTCCCCACTTGTCCCGCCCAGTTCCTGTCTTACCACGACCACCACGTCAACTACGGCAGTGGCTCAGGGCTGCAGGACCGGGTAGCCTTCGTGCAGAACGACCCCAGCCAGTACGACGCCTCCATCCGCCTGGCCGACCTGCAGGTGTCCGACACTGGCACCTACCAGTGCCGGGTGAAGAAAAATACCGTGGCCGTGCACGAGGTCATCGTCACTGTGCAAGGTGAGCTCCGCCCTGCCCCATGCCCCCCTCCCAGGTGCTCCAGCTAGCCCCCAGTGGCCCTGGAGGTGACGGTGTCCCTCTCCCTGCAGAGAAGCCAGCCACCCCGCAGTGCTGGACCGAGGGGGAGGTGATAGAGGGGAGCAGCATCCTGCTGCGGTGCTACAGCCGGGGAGGCACCTCCCCGCTTGCCTACCAGTGGGCCAAGCTGGCTGATGGCTACGGCGGGGGACGCCTGCCCTCCGGCACCATCCAAGGTGGGTTCTGGCGGGGCTGTGCCCACCCAGGGCGCTTCCCCGGGGGGCTCTGCTGGGTGCGGGGGATACTCATGGGTggggtgtccctgcctgtgaGTGCATGTGTTGgtgggtgcccagggctgtgtgCACCAAGATACATGGGTGTCTGCATGCACCTGTGTTCATGGATGTCCGTGTCTGTATGTGTCTTGTCCCTGTGCACCAGTGTCCCTGTGCACCCATGTCCGATGGTGGGGCTGATGGGGCTGTCTCTCCCCACTGCAGGACGTGCTCCTGGCGACCTGTTAATCCGTAGCCTGTCGGAGGTGCATGCCGGCATCTACCAGTGCCGCGTCACCAACCGCGTGGGCTACTCTGTGTGCCAGCTCAACCTCAGTCTTGTGCCAAGTAAGTGCCACCACGGGCAGGACAGCGtgggcagggtgctgctgggggctggctcTGAGTGCCAGTGTGCCACCGGGGGCATGGTGACCAGTGGGCAGCCGGTGGGGAGGCCGGCGGTGACAGGCTGTGCTCCTGcggcaggaggaaggcaggcgGGCATCATCGTGGGCTCTATCCTGGGGTCCCTCCTGCTTCTCAGCCTGCTCGGGCTCCTCATCTGGGCACTGATCTGCCGCTACCGCCGGAAGGAGTGCCAGCGAGCCTGCAGCGACTGCAGGTGAGGGGCATGGGATGGGTACAGGGCCAGTGGGCACCGGTGGGTGTCACTGGGCACTGACAGGCATCACTGGGCATTACTGGGGACTGATGGGCACCCACAGGCACCGCTGGGTACCACTGGGACCCGATGGGCACCCATGGGCACTGCTGGGTGTCACGAGGCACTGATGGCCACCATGGATCACCTATGGGTACCACCAGACAATGATGGGGACTAACAAGCACTGATGGGCACCAATGGGTGGCACTGGGTGCTGATAGGTACCACTGGGAACTGCCAGGTACCAATGGATCCCAGTGAGCACTGGTG
Above is a genomic segment from Harpia harpyja isolate bHarHar1 chromosome 9, bHarHar1 primary haplotype, whole genome shotgun sequence containing:
- the VSIG8 gene encoding V-set and immunoglobulin domain-containing protein 8 isoform X3 translates to MAGHGASLLLLLGLMPALLLAVRINSKGREVLYLAKGDSVKLGCPYVLEPEDNGPQGVGIEWIQITPERPGPENVFLSYHDHHVNYGSGSGLQDRVAFVQNDPSQYDASIRLADLQVSDTGTYQCRVKKNTVAVHEVIVTVQEKPATPQCWTEGEVIEGSSILLRCYSRGGTSPLAYQWAKLADGYGGGRLPSGTIQGRAPGDLLIRSLSEVHAGIYQCRVTNRVGYSVCQLNLSLVPSCAPAAGGRQAGIIVGSILGSLLLLSLLGLLIWALICRYRRKECQRACSDCRSSTGGTMTRTCNVCAHHSYSPHGISYMQCQHSDGDERAAALMCNEGIRHQVACPAL